One part of the Rutidosis leptorrhynchoides isolate AG116_Rl617_1_P2 chromosome 1, CSIRO_AGI_Rlap_v1, whole genome shotgun sequence genome encodes these proteins:
- the LOC139885749 gene encoding serine/threonine-protein kinase SAPK7-like isoform X2 — translation MDKYDIVKDIGSGNFGVARLMRNKVTKELVAMKYIERGQKIDENVAREIINHRSLQHPNIIRFREVVLTPTHLAIVMEYAAGGELFDRICNAGRFSEDEARYFFQQLISGVHYCHFMQICHRDLKLENTLLDGSPAPRLKICDFGYSKSSLLHSRPKSTVGTPAYIAPEVLSRKEYDGKLADVWSCGVTLYVMLVGAYPFEDPKDPKNFRKTIQRIMAAEYKIPDYVHISQDCRHLLSRIFVASASRRISLKDIKSHPWFLKNLPRELTETAQVAYYRNENPTFSPQSVDEITKIVEEAKSLPAASHSIGGFGWGQEDDDDDDIGGAEPAYDGDEYDKRVKEAHQSGEVCLT, via the exons ATGGATAAGTACGACATAGTGAAGGATATAGGATCTGGGAATTTTGGTGTTGCAAGGTTGATGAGGAACAAAGTTACAAAAGAGCttgttgctatgaaatatatagaaAGAGGACAAAAG ATTGATGAAAATGTTGCTCGAGAGATCATAAATCACAGGTCGCTTCAGCACCCTAACATTATTCGGTTTAGAGAG GTCGTACTCACTCCCACACACCTTGCTATTGTCATGGAATATGCCGCAGGAGGAGAGCTTTTCGATAGGATTTGCAATGCTGGAAGATTTAGTGAAGACGAG GCAAGATACTTCTTCCAGCAGCTTATATCAGGAGTTCACTACTGTCATTTCATG CAAATATGTCATAGAGATCTAAAGCTTGAGAACACACTATTAGATGGGAGCCCTGCACCACGCCTGAAAATATGTGATTTTGGTTATTCAAAG TCATCTCTGCTTCATTCGAGACCCAAATCGACAGTTGGAACCCCTGCATACATCGCTCCCGAGGTTCTTTCACGTAAAGAGTATGATGGCAAG TTGGCTGATGTCTGGTCTTGTGGAGTTACACTTTACGTGATGCTCGTGGGAGCATACCCATTTGAAGACCCGAAAGATCCCAAAAATTTTAGGAAGACTATTCAA CGAATAATGGCTGCGGAATACAAGATCCCCGACTACGTTCACATATCTCAAGACTGTAGACATCTGCTTTCTCGAATATTTGTTGCCAGTGCTTCCAGG AGGATTAGCCTAAAAGACATTAAAAGCCACCCATGGTTCTTAAAGAATCTGCCAAGGGAATTAACAGAAACCGCACAAGTTGCGTATTACAGGAATGAGAATCCAACATTTTCACCACAAAGTGTAGACGAAATCACGAAAATCGTTGAAGAAGCAAAGTCTCTTCCTGCAGCTTCTCATTCAATTGGAGGATTTGGTTGGGGCcaggaagatgatgatgatgatgacatagGCGGGGCTGAACCTGCATACGATGGAGACGAATACGACAAGAGGGTCAAAGAAGCTCATCAAAGTGGAGAAGTATGTCTTACCTAA
- the LOC139885749 gene encoding serine/threonine-protein kinase SAPK7-like isoform X1 — MDKYDIVKDIGSGNFGVARLMRNKVTKELVAMKYIERGQKIDENVAREIINHRSLQHPNIIRFREVVLTPTHLAIVMEYAAGGELFDRICNAGRFSEDEARYFFQQLISGVHYCHFMQICHRDLKLENTLLDGSPAPRLKICDFGYSKSSLLHSRPKSTVGTPAYIAPEVLSRKEYDGKLADVWSCGVTLYVMLVGAYPFEDPKDPKNFRKTIQRIMAAEYKIPDYVHISQDCRHLLSRIFVASASRVCRISLKDIKSHPWFLKNLPRELTETAQVAYYRNENPTFSPQSVDEITKIVEEAKSLPAASHSIGGFGWGQEDDDDDDIGGAEPAYDGDEYDKRVKEAHQSGEVCLT, encoded by the exons ATGGATAAGTACGACATAGTGAAGGATATAGGATCTGGGAATTTTGGTGTTGCAAGGTTGATGAGGAACAAAGTTACAAAAGAGCttgttgctatgaaatatatagaaAGAGGACAAAAG ATTGATGAAAATGTTGCTCGAGAGATCATAAATCACAGGTCGCTTCAGCACCCTAACATTATTCGGTTTAGAGAG GTCGTACTCACTCCCACACACCTTGCTATTGTCATGGAATATGCCGCAGGAGGAGAGCTTTTCGATAGGATTTGCAATGCTGGAAGATTTAGTGAAGACGAG GCAAGATACTTCTTCCAGCAGCTTATATCAGGAGTTCACTACTGTCATTTCATG CAAATATGTCATAGAGATCTAAAGCTTGAGAACACACTATTAGATGGGAGCCCTGCACCACGCCTGAAAATATGTGATTTTGGTTATTCAAAG TCATCTCTGCTTCATTCGAGACCCAAATCGACAGTTGGAACCCCTGCATACATCGCTCCCGAGGTTCTTTCACGTAAAGAGTATGATGGCAAG TTGGCTGATGTCTGGTCTTGTGGAGTTACACTTTACGTGATGCTCGTGGGAGCATACCCATTTGAAGACCCGAAAGATCCCAAAAATTTTAGGAAGACTATTCAA CGAATAATGGCTGCGGAATACAAGATCCCCGACTACGTTCACATATCTCAAGACTGTAGACATCTGCTTTCTCGAATATTTGTTGCCAGTGCTTCCAGGGTATGT AGGATTAGCCTAAAAGACATTAAAAGCCACCCATGGTTCTTAAAGAATCTGCCAAGGGAATTAACAGAAACCGCACAAGTTGCGTATTACAGGAATGAGAATCCAACATTTTCACCACAAAGTGTAGACGAAATCACGAAAATCGTTGAAGAAGCAAAGTCTCTTCCTGCAGCTTCTCATTCAATTGGAGGATTTGGTTGGGGCcaggaagatgatgatgatgatgacatagGCGGGGCTGAACCTGCATACGATGGAGACGAATACGACAAGAGGGTCAAAGAAGCTCATCAAAGTGGAGAAGTATGTCTTACCTAA